One Paraburkholderia sp. IMGN_8 DNA window includes the following coding sequences:
- a CDS encoding phosphotransferase translates to MVQATQTGEPEHKPDYSAFEGTRPVNERQRFDSDALAAWLAQHVDGFSGPLTLEQFAGGQSNPTFKLVTPSCSYVMRAKPGPAAKLLPSAHAVEREYRVMHALADTDVPVAKMLALCEDESVIGRAFYVMEFVEGRVLWDQSLPGMTPSERAAIYDEMNRVIAALHSVDVATVGLADYGKPGNYFARQIGRWSKQYIASETEPIDAMQRLIEWLPQHMPAETSERASVVHGDYRLDNLIFHPDEPRVLAVLDWELSTLGDPLADFAYHCMAWHVDPAQFRGIAGLDWAALGIPDEAQYVERYCKRTGFEIQGDWNFYLAYNMFRIAAILQGIMKRVVDGTAASAQALDAGRRARPMAELAWRYAQKVR, encoded by the coding sequence ATGGTGCAAGCCACACAGACTGGCGAACCAGAACACAAACCGGATTATTCGGCCTTCGAGGGCACGCGCCCGGTCAACGAGCGGCAACGCTTCGACAGCGATGCGCTCGCCGCGTGGCTGGCCCAGCATGTCGACGGATTTTCCGGGCCGCTCACGCTCGAGCAATTCGCCGGCGGCCAGTCGAATCCCACATTCAAACTGGTCACGCCGTCGTGCTCGTATGTGATGCGCGCGAAGCCCGGACCGGCCGCGAAGTTGCTGCCTTCCGCTCACGCCGTCGAGCGCGAATACCGTGTGATGCATGCGCTCGCCGACACTGACGTGCCGGTCGCGAAGATGCTCGCCTTGTGCGAGGACGAAAGCGTGATCGGCCGGGCCTTCTACGTGATGGAGTTCGTCGAAGGCCGCGTGTTGTGGGATCAGTCGTTGCCTGGCATGACACCGTCGGAGCGCGCGGCGATTTACGACGAAATGAATCGCGTAATCGCCGCGTTGCATAGCGTCGACGTCGCGACAGTCGGCCTCGCGGATTACGGCAAACCGGGCAACTACTTCGCACGCCAGATCGGCCGCTGGAGCAAGCAGTACATCGCGTCCGAAACCGAACCGATCGACGCGATGCAGCGCCTGATCGAATGGCTGCCGCAGCATATGCCGGCAGAAACGAGCGAGCGCGCTTCGGTCGTGCACGGCGACTACCGGCTCGACAATCTGATCTTCCATCCCGACGAACCACGCGTGCTGGCGGTGCTCGACTGGGAACTGTCGACGCTCGGCGATCCGCTCGCCGATTTCGCGTATCACTGCATGGCGTGGCACGTCGATCCGGCGCAGTTTCGCGGCATTGCCGGACTCGACTGGGCAGCGCTCGGCATTCCCGACGAAGCGCAGTATGTCGAGCGCTATTGCAAGCGCACCGGCTTCGAGATCCAAGGCGACTGGAACTTCTATCTGGCGTACAACATGTTCCGCATTGCCGCGATCCTGCAAGGGATTATGAAACGCGTCGTCGACGGCACCGCAGCCAGCGCGCAAGCGCTCGATGCCGGCCGTCGTGCCAGGCCGATGGCGGAGCTCGCCTGGCGCTACGCACAGAAGGTGCGCTAA
- a CDS encoding acyl-CoA dehydrogenase family protein, which yields MNFDYTPKVQALREKLLAFFDEHIYPNEQAFYAEIARNRQNGNAWLPTELIEQLKLRARDAGLWNLFLPESVRGAGLTNLEYAPLCEIMGRVPWAPEVFNCNAPDTGNMETIERYGSDDNKREWLEPLLQGQIRSAFLMTEPEVASSDATNIQTSIVRDGDAYVINGHKWWSSGAGDPRCKVYIVMGKTDPEAPRHQQQSMILVPADATGITVHRPLTVFGYDDAPHGHMEITLENVRVPAANMLLGEGRGFEIAQGRLGPGRIHHCMRLIGLAERALELMAKRSMQRVAFGKPVAAQGVTQERLAEARCMIEQARLLTLKTAYMMDTVGNKGARGEIAMIKVVAPNMACQVIDWAIQAHGGGGVSDDFPLAYAYASARTLRFADGPDEVHRNAIAKLELARHMDAGAAARVELPITRV from the coding sequence ATGAATTTCGATTACACCCCGAAGGTTCAGGCGCTGCGCGAGAAACTGCTCGCCTTCTTCGACGAGCACATTTATCCGAACGAACAAGCGTTCTACGCCGAAATCGCGCGCAATCGTCAGAACGGCAACGCATGGCTACCGACCGAACTCATCGAGCAATTGAAACTGAGGGCGCGTGACGCCGGTTTGTGGAATCTGTTCCTGCCCGAATCCGTGCGTGGTGCCGGTTTGACGAACCTCGAATATGCACCGCTGTGCGAGATCATGGGCCGCGTGCCCTGGGCGCCGGAAGTGTTCAATTGCAATGCGCCCGACACCGGCAACATGGAAACGATCGAGCGCTACGGCAGCGACGACAACAAGCGCGAATGGCTCGAACCGTTGCTGCAAGGTCAGATCCGTTCGGCGTTTCTGATGACCGAGCCGGAGGTGGCGTCGTCGGATGCGACCAATATCCAGACGAGCATCGTGCGCGATGGCGACGCCTATGTGATCAACGGCCACAAGTGGTGGTCGTCCGGCGCGGGCGATCCGCGCTGCAAGGTGTATATCGTGATGGGCAAGACCGATCCCGAAGCGCCGCGCCATCAGCAGCAGTCGATGATTCTGGTGCCGGCAGACGCCACCGGCATCACCGTGCACCGCCCTCTCACCGTTTTCGGCTATGACGACGCGCCGCACGGCCACATGGAAATAACGCTCGAAAACGTGCGCGTGCCGGCGGCCAATATGCTGCTCGGCGAAGGACGCGGCTTCGAGATCGCGCAAGGCCGCCTCGGACCGGGACGGATCCACCACTGCATGCGTTTGATCGGTCTCGCCGAGCGCGCGCTCGAACTGATGGCGAAACGCTCGATGCAACGCGTCGCGTTCGGCAAGCCGGTCGCCGCGCAAGGCGTCACACAGGAACGCCTTGCCGAAGCGCGTTGCATGATCGAACAGGCTCGCCTCCTGACGCTGAAGACCGCATACATGATGGACACTGTCGGCAACAAGGGCGCGCGCGGCGAGATCGCGATGATCAAGGTGGTCGCGCCGAACATGGCGTGTCAGGTGATCGACTGGGCGATCCAGGCGCACGGCGGCGGCGGCGTCAGCGATGATTTTCCGCTGGCGTATGCTTACGCGTCCGCACGGACGCTGCGCTTTGCCGATGGTCCCGACGAAGTGCACCGCAACGCAATTGCCAAGCTTGAACTCGCGCGCCATATGGATGCGGGTGCAGCGGCTCGCGTGGAGTTGCCGATTACACGGGTTTGA
- a CDS encoding glutathione binding-like protein, whose protein sequence is MIDVYSWATPNGHKVHIMLEETGLAYTVHGVNIGTGDQFKPEFLAISPNNKIPAIVDSDGPKSADGKPFSLFESGAILIYLAEKTGKFLPTDPAARYATLQWLMFQMGGLGPMLGQTHHFRIYAPEPIEYAINRYTNETRRLYGVMETQLGKTRYLAGNDYTIADIAAFPWTRSWQNQGIELDAFPNVKRWHEEIAARPAVVRGVDVLASARKPLMDDEAKEMLFGATQYAKH, encoded by the coding sequence ATGATCGACGTCTATAGCTGGGCGACCCCGAACGGCCACAAAGTTCACATCATGCTCGAGGAAACCGGCCTTGCGTACACCGTGCACGGCGTGAACATCGGCACGGGTGATCAGTTCAAACCCGAATTCCTCGCCATCAGTCCGAACAACAAGATTCCGGCAATCGTCGATTCTGACGGCCCGAAGAGCGCCGACGGCAAGCCGTTTTCGCTGTTCGAATCGGGCGCGATTCTGATCTATCTGGCCGAGAAAACCGGCAAGTTCCTGCCCACCGACCCGGCCGCGCGTTATGCAACACTGCAATGGCTGATGTTCCAGATGGGCGGACTGGGTCCAATGCTCGGACAAACGCATCATTTCCGCATCTATGCACCGGAGCCGATCGAATACGCGATCAATCGCTACACGAACGAGACGCGGCGCCTGTACGGCGTCATGGAAACGCAACTCGGCAAGACGCGCTATCTGGCGGGCAACGATTACACGATCGCGGATATCGCTGCATTCCCCTGGACACGCTCGTGGCAGAACCAGGGCATCGAACTGGACGCGTTTCCGAACGTGAAGCGCTGGCATGAGGAAATCGCCGCACGTCCGGCGGTGGTGCGCGGCGTCGACGTGCTGGCGTCGGCCCGCAAACCGCTCATGGACGACGAGGCCAAAGAGATGCTGTTCGGCGCGACGCAATACGCGAAGCACTAA
- a CDS encoding MaoC family dehydratase, with product MTDSAAAAAAFGDAQALRALVGAQPLISDWLTVDQLSVDRFAEATGDHQWIHVDPERARRESPFGGPVAHGFMTLSLIPALLGKTVTLKQRMGVNYGLNRVRFTSPVLVGSQLRASFAVESVEDIDNAGVQVVWNVTLERLGSERPVCVAEFITRHYF from the coding sequence GTGACGGACAGCGCGGCGGCTGCCGCGGCGTTCGGCGATGCGCAGGCGTTGCGTGCGCTGGTGGGCGCGCAACCGCTCATCAGCGACTGGCTGACGGTCGATCAACTCAGCGTCGATCGTTTCGCCGAAGCCACTGGCGATCACCAATGGATTCACGTCGACCCCGAACGGGCGCGGCGTGAGTCGCCGTTCGGCGGTCCGGTCGCACATGGCTTCATGACGCTGTCGTTGATCCCAGCACTGCTGGGAAAGACAGTCACGCTCAAGCAGCGCATGGGCGTCAATTACGGATTGAATCGGGTGCGGTTCACGTCGCCGGTGCTGGTCGGCTCGCAGTTGCGCGCGAGTTTTGCGGTGGAGTCAGTCGAAGATATCGACAACGCCGGCGTGCAGGTCGTGTGGAATGTGACGCTGGAGCGGCTGGGCAGTGAGCGGCCCGTGTGTGTCGCGGAGTTCATCACACGGCATTACTTCTAG
- a CDS encoding MaoC family dehydratase, which translates to MGLSFEDMVVGTTTEIGKHTFTREEIVAFAEQFDPQPFHVDDAAAAESPFGGLVASGWHTCSVMMGMLVRYTIAGSTSMGSPGIDEIRWLKPVRVGDTITMMNAVLDKRVSASKPDRGIVSTQWEGINQHGETVIIVRSKGLFGLRSPGAAS; encoded by the coding sequence ATGGGTTTGAGTTTTGAGGACATGGTGGTCGGCACGACTACCGAAATCGGCAAGCATACGTTCACGCGTGAGGAGATCGTTGCGTTTGCGGAGCAGTTCGATCCTCAGCCGTTTCACGTCGACGATGCGGCCGCCGCCGAATCGCCGTTCGGCGGCCTGGTCGCAAGCGGCTGGCATACCTGTTCGGTCATGATGGGCATGCTGGTGCGCTACACGATCGCCGGTTCTACGTCGATGGGCTCGCCCGGTATCGACGAGATTCGCTGGTTGAAACCGGTGCGCGTCGGCGACACGATCACCATGATGAACGCCGTGCTCGACAAGCGCGTCTCGGCGAGCAAGCCGGATCGCGGCATCGTGTCGACGCAGTGGGAAGGCATCAATCAGCATGGCGAAACGGTGATCATTGTGCGCTCGAAGGGGTTGTTCGGGCTGCGCAGTCCGGGCGCCGCGTCGTGA
- a CDS encoding acyl-CoA dehydrogenase: MDFTFNDEQQQFADALRRYLDKSYGFEARQAIVQSEAGVSDVHWSAFTELGLTALPVPEAQGGFNGSPIDMLVVMQELGRALVVEPYWATAVGIEALQLAGTEQGEDASLLERAAQGEIKLAVAFHEPHARYDLFEVETAATVQGEQHTLNGTKSVVLHGAQADYWVVPARLNGEIALFVVARDAAGVKVTDYRTIDGQRAATLEFQGTPARRLAGKHAGAATLEHIADYGTVLLCAEAVGALDALNHATLDYTKTRQQFGQPIARFQALQHRMVEMLIHAEQARSVTYLAAVRYTSADADERRRAVSAAKVRVGQAARFVGQQAVQLHGGMGVTNEVAAAHLFKRLAIIETTLGDVDHHLARFAALPGFVTAEA, translated from the coding sequence ATGGACTTCACTTTCAACGACGAACAACAGCAATTCGCCGACGCACTGCGCCGCTATCTGGACAAGAGCTACGGGTTCGAAGCGCGCCAGGCGATCGTGCAATCGGAAGCCGGCGTGTCGGACGTGCACTGGTCGGCCTTCACGGAACTCGGCCTGACCGCGTTGCCGGTGCCGGAAGCCCAAGGCGGCTTCAACGGCAGCCCGATCGACATGCTGGTGGTCATGCAGGAGTTGGGACGCGCTTTGGTCGTCGAGCCGTATTGGGCGACCGCCGTGGGTATCGAAGCACTACAGCTGGCTGGCACGGAGCAGGGCGAGGATGCATCGCTGCTCGAACGCGCGGCCCAGGGCGAGATCAAGCTGGCGGTGGCATTTCACGAGCCGCATGCCCGCTACGATCTGTTCGAGGTCGAGACGGCAGCGACCGTGCAAGGCGAGCAGCACACGCTGAATGGCACGAAGTCGGTCGTGCTGCACGGCGCGCAAGCTGACTACTGGGTCGTGCCGGCTCGGCTGAACGGCGAGATCGCGCTGTTCGTGGTCGCGCGCGATGCGGCCGGCGTCAAAGTGACCGACTACCGCACGATCGACGGTCAACGCGCCGCAACACTCGAGTTCCAGGGTACGCCGGCACGCCGGCTCGCCGGCAAACACGCCGGCGCGGCCACGCTCGAGCACATCGCGGATTACGGCACGGTGCTGCTGTGCGCGGAGGCGGTTGGCGCGCTCGACGCGCTGAACCACGCCACGCTCGACTACACCAAGACGCGCCAGCAATTCGGCCAGCCGATCGCGCGGTTTCAGGCGTTGCAGCACCGTATGGTCGAGATGCTGATTCACGCCGAACAGGCTCGTTCAGTGACTTATCTGGCGGCCGTGCGCTACACCAGCGCAGACGCGGACGAACGCCGTCGTGCTGTGTCCGCTGCAAAGGTGCGAGTCGGCCAGGCCGCACGTTTCGTCGGCCAGCAGGCAGTGCAGTTGCACGGCGGCATGGGCGTCACGAACGAAGTGGCCGCGGCGCATCTGTTCAAACGTCTTGCTATCATCGAAACCACGTTGGGCGATGTCGATCACCATCTCGCGCGTTTCGCTGCGTTGCCGGGGTTTGTCACCGCCGAAGCCTGA
- a CDS encoding acyl-CoA dehydrogenase family protein, translating into MNLDYSPADDAFRADIRAWLEANLPRELSDKVLNHKRLNRDDFASWHKLLGTRGWSAVAWPKEYGGPGWDATQRHIWDEECARIGAPSVLPFGVSMVAPVLMKYGNEAQKRHYLPRILDGTDWWCQGYSEPGSGSDLASLRTRAERVGDHYVVNGQKTWTTLGQYADMMFCLVRTDSGAKKQEGISFLLIDMKTPGITVRPIITLDEDHEVNEVFFEDVKVPVDNLVGEENRGWTYAKYLLGHERTGIARVGQSKRELVFLKRLALDQKKNGKPLLHDPVFAAKVASLEIELMALEVTVQRVVANETGGRGPGPEASMLKIKGTEVQQGLTELMVEAIGPLAAPFDVRFLEGEREHSLAGDDDAAPLAAYYFNFRKTSIYGGSNEIQKNIIAQMILGL; encoded by the coding sequence ATGAATCTGGACTATTCCCCCGCTGACGACGCGTTCCGCGCCGACATCCGCGCCTGGCTCGAAGCGAATCTGCCTCGCGAGCTGAGCGACAAAGTACTCAACCACAAGCGTCTGAATCGCGACGACTTCGCAAGCTGGCACAAACTGCTTGGCACGCGTGGCTGGTCGGCGGTCGCCTGGCCGAAAGAATACGGCGGTCCGGGCTGGGACGCGACGCAACGGCACATCTGGGACGAAGAATGCGCGCGTATCGGCGCGCCTTCCGTGCTGCCGTTCGGCGTCTCGATGGTGGCGCCGGTGCTGATGAAGTACGGCAACGAGGCGCAGAAGCGTCACTATCTGCCGCGTATTCTCGACGGTACGGACTGGTGGTGCCAAGGCTATTCGGAGCCGGGCTCCGGGTCGGATCTGGCCTCGCTGCGCACGCGCGCCGAGCGCGTTGGCGATCATTACGTCGTCAACGGTCAGAAAACCTGGACCACGCTCGGCCAATACGCCGACATGATGTTCTGCCTCGTGCGCACTGACAGCGGTGCGAAGAAGCAGGAGGGCATCTCGTTCCTGCTGATCGACATGAAAACGCCGGGTATCACCGTGCGCCCGATCATCACGCTCGACGAAGATCACGAAGTCAACGAAGTCTTTTTCGAAGACGTGAAAGTGCCGGTCGACAATCTGGTCGGTGAAGAGAACCGCGGCTGGACCTATGCGAAGTATCTGCTCGGGCACGAGCGCACGGGCATTGCCCGCGTCGGCCAATCGAAGCGCGAACTTGTATTCCTGAAGCGCCTCGCGCTCGATCAGAAGAAGAACGGCAAGCCGCTGCTGCATGACCCTGTGTTCGCCGCGAAAGTCGCGAGCCTGGAGATCGAGTTGATGGCGCTCGAAGTCACCGTGCAACGCGTCGTCGCCAATGAAACGGGCGGACGCGGGCCGGGACCGGAGGCGTCGATGCTCAAGATCAAGGGCACGGAAGTGCAGCAAGGTCTGACCGAATTGATGGTCGAAGCGATCGGGCCGCTCGCCGCACCGTTCGACGTGCGATTCCTCGAAGGCGAACGCGAACACAGCCTCGCCGGTGACGATGACGCCGCGCCGCTGGCCGCGTACTACTTCAATTTCCGCAAGACGTCGATTTACGGCGGCTCGAACGAAATTCAAAAGAACATCATCGCGCAGATGATTCTCGGACTTTGA
- a CDS encoding DUF1178 family protein, giving the protein MKVLDLQCPHGHRFEGWFASADDFESQQSRKLVECPICGANEVSRLPSAPRLNLSGATDTKVPAGAEEMQARVMRALREVLEKTENVGDRFAEEARRIHYNEAPARNIRGVTTPEDARALVEEGIEVMPLPVPVALKEPLQ; this is encoded by the coding sequence ATGAAGGTCCTCGATTTACAGTGTCCGCATGGCCATCGGTTCGAAGGCTGGTTTGCTTCGGCGGATGACTTCGAATCGCAACAGTCCCGCAAGCTCGTCGAATGTCCGATCTGCGGTGCGAACGAAGTGAGCCGTTTGCCGTCGGCGCCCCGCCTGAATCTGTCGGGTGCGACTGACACGAAAGTCCCTGCGGGCGCGGAGGAAATGCAGGCGCGCGTGATGCGCGCATTGCGCGAGGTACTGGAAAAGACTGAGAACGTGGGCGACCGCTTCGCCGAGGAAGCACGGCGCATTCACTATAACGAAGCGCCTGCACGCAATATTCGCGGTGTCACGACACCGGAAGACGCGAGAGCCTTGGTCGAAGAAGGCATCGAAGTGATGCCGCTGCCGGTCCCGGTTGCCTTGAAGGAACCGCTGCAATAG
- a CDS encoding NUDIX hydrolase — protein MAELPDHDVVLTETCLESRTVHQGPFLTLKCDTVRLPDGKHATREYVQHPGAVMVIPLFDDGRVLMESQYRYPMGKVMVEYPAGKLDPNEGALACAKRELQEETGYTAREYVYLTRVHPIISYSTEFIDIYLARGLTAGERKLDDGEFLELFTASVADVSEWVRTGKITDVKTIIGTFWLEKVLSGAWPTAEPR, from the coding sequence ATGGCTGAACTTCCCGATCACGACGTGGTACTCACCGAGACCTGTCTCGAGAGCAGAACGGTCCATCAAGGGCCGTTCCTCACGCTCAAGTGCGATACCGTTCGCTTGCCGGACGGCAAGCACGCAACTCGCGAATACGTTCAGCATCCGGGCGCCGTGATGGTGATCCCGCTGTTCGACGACGGCCGCGTATTGATGGAAAGCCAGTATCGCTATCCGATGGGCAAGGTCATGGTGGAGTATCCGGCGGGCAAGCTCGACCCGAACGAAGGCGCGCTGGCATGCGCGAAGCGCGAGCTGCAGGAAGAAACCGGCTATACCGCGCGCGAATACGTTTATCTGACGCGCGTTCACCCGATCATTTCCTACTCGACCGAATTCATCGATATCTACCTCGCGCGCGGTTTGACCGCTGGCGAGCGCAAACTCGACGACGGCGAGTTCCTCGAGCTGTTCACGGCCAGCGTCGCGGATGTGTCCGAATGGGTGCGCACCGGCAAGATCACTGACGTAAAAACGATCATCGGCACGTTCTGGTTGGAGAAAGTTTTGTCGGGTGCGTGGCCGACTGCTGAGCCGCGATAG
- a CDS encoding DUF2818 family protein: MSAAGWFIVLLALVGANLPFLNQRLFAAVPLKAAKKSAWIRIAELIVLYFVVGALGFLLEARAGNRFEQGWQFYAITFALFVVFAFPGFTFQYLVKRR, from the coding sequence ATGTCGGCTGCGGGTTGGTTTATCGTGTTGTTGGCGCTGGTCGGCGCCAACCTGCCGTTCCTGAATCAGCGTCTCTTCGCCGCGGTGCCGTTGAAAGCGGCGAAGAAGAGCGCGTGGATCCGGATTGCCGAACTGATCGTGCTGTACTTCGTGGTCGGCGCGCTCGGTTTTCTGCTCGAAGCGCGTGCTGGTAACCGCTTTGAGCAAGGGTGGCAGTTCTATGCGATCACGTTCGCTCTGTTCGTCGTGTTCGCGTTTCCTGGTTTCACCTTCCAGTATCTCGTCAAACGTCGCTGA
- the nuoN gene encoding NADH-quinone oxidoreductase subunit NuoN codes for MQNAPMTALLPDALVMLAVVVAWLNDTFVGQAGRRTTYFIALFSTLIAGVWFALNAFDPQVHYFFGHMYVVDSFANLMKAVVTLGYALSIVYSRKYLEDRDLFRGDFFLLGMFSLLGQLVMISGNNFLTLYLGLELMSLSLYAAIALRREAAPSNEAAMKYYVLGALASGFLLYGISMLYGATGSLDLNEVFKAIGTSHYDPSVLLFGVIFIVAGVAFKMGAVPFHMWVPDVYQGAPTAMTLMVGGGPKVAAFAWGLRFLVMGLLPLAVEWQEMLVILAALSLIVGNITGIVQRNVKRMLAYSAISNMGFVLLGLLAGVVDQKTTGAANAYGSAMFYSIVYLLTTMGTFGIIMLLARRDFEADTLEDFKGLNQRSPVFAFVMMVMMFSLAGIPPAVGFYAKLAVLQATMNAGLTWLTVLAVITSLFGAFYYLRIVKLMYFDEPQDQSPIHADTSTRALLALNGVAVLVLGIVPDPLLKACLQAIQHTLLL; via the coding sequence ATGCAAAACGCCCCTATGACTGCTCTGTTGCCCGACGCGCTGGTGATGCTCGCCGTTGTTGTCGCGTGGCTCAACGACACGTTCGTCGGCCAGGCCGGTCGCCGCACCACGTATTTCATCGCGCTGTTCTCGACGCTGATCGCCGGCGTCTGGTTCGCGCTGAACGCTTTCGACCCGCAAGTGCATTATTTCTTCGGGCACATGTACGTGGTGGATTCGTTCGCCAACTTGATGAAAGCGGTGGTGACGCTCGGCTATGCCCTGTCGATCGTTTATTCGCGCAAGTACCTCGAAGATCGCGATCTGTTCCGCGGTGACTTCTTCCTGCTGGGCATGTTTTCGCTGCTCGGCCAGCTGGTGATGATCTCCGGCAACAACTTCCTGACGCTTTACCTCGGTCTGGAACTGATGTCGCTGTCGCTCTATGCTGCGATCGCACTGCGTCGTGAAGCAGCGCCGTCGAACGAAGCTGCAATGAAATACTACGTGCTCGGCGCGCTGGCTTCAGGTTTCCTGCTGTACGGCATCTCGATGCTGTACGGCGCGACCGGCTCGCTCGACCTGAACGAAGTGTTCAAGGCGATCGGCACGAGCCACTACGATCCGAGCGTGCTGCTGTTCGGCGTGATCTTCATCGTGGCCGGCGTGGCGTTCAAGATGGGCGCGGTACCGTTCCATATGTGGGTGCCGGACGTTTATCAAGGCGCACCGACGGCGATGACGCTGATGGTCGGTGGTGGTCCGAAGGTCGCGGCATTCGCGTGGGGCCTGCGCTTCCTCGTAATGGGTCTGCTGCCGCTCGCGGTCGAATGGCAGGAAATGCTGGTGATCCTGGCCGCGCTGTCGCTGATTGTCGGCAACATCACCGGTATCGTGCAGCGCAACGTCAAGCGCATGCTCGCGTACTCGGCGATCTCGAACATGGGTTTCGTGCTGCTGGGCCTGCTGGCAGGCGTGGTGGATCAGAAGACGACCGGCGCGGCCAACGCGTACGGCTCGGCCATGTTCTACAGCATCGTCTACCTGCTTACTACGATGGGCACCTTCGGCATCATCATGCTGCTGGCGCGCCGCGATTTCGAAGCGGATACGCTCGAAGACTTCAAGGGTCTCAACCAACGCAGCCCGGTGTTCGCGTTCGTGATGATGGTGATGATGTTCTCGCTCGCCGGCATCCCGCCTGCGGTCGGCTTTTACGCCAAGCTTGCGGTGCTGCAGGCTACGATGAACGCCGGTTTGACGTGGCTGACCGTGTTGGCTGTGATCACGTCGCTGTTTGGCGCGTTCTACTACTTGCGTATTGTCAAACTGATGTACTTCGACGAGCCGCAAGACCAGTCGCCGATCCACGCTGACACCAGCACGCGTGCCTTGCTCGCGCTCAATGGTGTTGCCGTGCTGGTGCTCGGCATCGTGCCGGATCCGCTGCTGAAGGCGTGCCTGCAGGCGATCCAGCACACGCTGCTGCTCTGA
- a CDS encoding NADH-quinone oxidoreductase subunit M produces the protein MHAYPILSIAIWLPILVGLLVLAIGSDRNPAPARWIALIGSVVSFIVTIPLITGFDSSSAELQFVEKANWIERFNITYHLGVDGISMWFVVLTAVITVITVIAAWEVITKNVAQYLASFLILSGIMVGVFSAADGMLFYVFFEATLIPMYIIIGVWGGADRVYAAFKFFLYTLMGSLLMLVALLYLYIQTGTFDLATWQNTQIAMTPQVLLFIAFFLAFAVKVPMWPVHTWLPDAHVEAPTGGSIVLAAIMLKLGAYGFLRFSLPITPDASHFLAPVVITLSLIAVIYIGLVAMVQSDMKKLVAYSSIAHMGFVTLGFFIFNQLGVEGAIVQMISHGFVSGAMFLSIGVLYDRMHSRQIADYGGVVNVMPKFAAFVMLFSMANCGLPGTSGFVGEFMVILAAVQYNFWIAGGAAVTLILGAAYTLWMYKRVYFGAVANDHVKGLLDINRREFFMMAVLAALTLFMGLYPKPFTDVMHVSVENLLSHVAQSKLPLPQ, from the coding sequence ATGCACGCTTATCCGATTCTCAGTATTGCGATCTGGTTGCCGATCCTCGTCGGTCTCCTGGTCCTGGCTATCGGTTCCGACCGGAACCCGGCTCCAGCGCGCTGGATTGCGCTGATCGGCTCGGTCGTCAGCTTCATCGTGACGATCCCGCTGATTACCGGTTTTGATTCGAGCAGCGCCGAGTTGCAGTTCGTCGAAAAGGCGAACTGGATCGAGCGCTTTAACATTACGTATCACCTGGGTGTCGACGGCATCTCGATGTGGTTCGTCGTGTTGACCGCAGTGATCACGGTGATCACGGTGATCGCCGCGTGGGAAGTCATTACGAAGAATGTCGCGCAGTACCTTGCTTCGTTCCTGATCCTGTCCGGCATCATGGTCGGCGTGTTCAGCGCAGCGGACGGCATGCTGTTCTACGTGTTCTTCGAAGCGACGCTGATTCCGATGTACATCATCATCGGCGTGTGGGGTGGGGCGGACCGCGTGTACGCGGCGTTCAAGTTCTTCCTGTATACGCTGATGGGCTCGCTGCTGATGCTGGTCGCGTTGCTGTACCTGTACATCCAGACCGGTACCTTCGACCTCGCGACGTGGCAGAACACGCAGATCGCCATGACCCCGCAGGTGTTGTTATTCATAGCGTTCTTCCTGGCGTTCGCCGTGAAGGTGCCGATGTGGCCGGTGCATACGTGGTTGCCTGACGCCCACGTGGAAGCGCCGACTGGCGGCTCGATCGTGCTGGCCGCGATCATGCTGAAGCTGGGCGCGTACGGTTTCCTGCGCTTCTCGCTGCCGATCACGCCGGACGCGAGCCACTTCCTTGCGCCGGTCGTCATCACGCTGTCGCTGATCGCGGTGATCTACATTGGTCTGGTCGCGATGGTCCAGTCCGACATGAAGAAGCTGGTGGCGTATTCGTCGATCGCGCACATGGGTTTTGTGACGCTCGGCTTCTTCATCTTCAACCAGCTCGGCGTGGAAGGCGCGATCGTGCAGATGATCTCGCACGGTTTCGTGTCGGGTGCGATGTTCCTGAGCATCGGCGTGCTGTACGACCGTATGCACTCGCGTCAGATCGCCGATTACGGCGGCGTTGTCAACGTGATGCCGAAGTTCGCGGCGTTCGTGATGCTGTTCTCGATGGCCAATTGCGGCTTGCCGGGCACTTCCGGTTTCGTCGGCGAGTTCATGGTGATTCTGGCCGCAGTCCAGTACAACTTCTGGATCGCAGGCGGTGCGGCTGTCACGCTGATTCTCGGCGCGGCCTACACGCTGTGGATGTACAAGCGCGTGTACTTCGGCGCGGTCGCCAACGATCACGTGAAGGGCCTGCTCGACATCAACCGCCGCGAGTTCTTCATGATGGCGGTGCTCGCCGCACTGACGCTGTTCATGGGCCTGTATCCGAAGCCCTTTACCGATGTGATGCACGTATCCGTGGAAAACCTCCTCTCCCACGTCGCGCAGTCAAAGCTGCCGTTGCCACAGTAA